A DNA window from Polyangium spumosum contains the following coding sequences:
- a CDS encoding macrolide 2'-phosphotransferase, which produces MTERSDVSSTHSSSFEPLESAAALVAAARREGLRLVTAADDFDRSGLDFLVVHAHDEEGTPWVVRTPRRPSVVESARVEARVLRLVRAHLPVAVPDWRVFTDQVIAYPRLGNVPAVSMDPTAGVVWNRIDPAAPRATFIDSFADALAALQKVSASEIAEAGIPRKSIDDSRAEIARAMEDTRALLAPPDVVWARWQRWLANDAIWPHHLALVHGDLHPGHLLLDEDGRVTGILDWTEAHLGDPSIDLALFVGAFGEAALDACITRFEARGGTTWPGLADHAAERWAAFPALGAKWGLSNGNEGVIAFARTMLETIAQESG; this is translated from the coding sequence ATGACCGAACGTAGTGATGTCTCGTCCACCCATTCTTCGTCCTTCGAGCCGCTCGAATCCGCAGCCGCGCTCGTCGCCGCCGCGCGCCGCGAGGGGCTCCGGCTCGTCACCGCCGCGGACGATTTCGATCGAAGTGGCCTCGATTTCCTCGTGGTGCACGCCCACGACGAGGAGGGCACGCCGTGGGTCGTCCGCACGCCGCGGCGCCCTTCCGTGGTGGAATCTGCGCGCGTCGAGGCGCGTGTGCTCCGCCTGGTGCGCGCGCACCTTCCCGTCGCCGTGCCCGATTGGCGCGTGTTCACCGACCAGGTGATCGCCTATCCGCGCCTCGGCAACGTCCCCGCCGTTTCGATGGATCCCACGGCCGGCGTCGTCTGGAATCGTATCGATCCGGCGGCGCCCAGGGCCACGTTCATCGATTCGTTCGCCGACGCGCTCGCGGCATTGCAGAAGGTGAGCGCGAGCGAGATCGCGGAGGCCGGTATCCCTCGAAAATCGATCGACGACAGCCGCGCCGAGATCGCCCGGGCCATGGAGGACACGCGTGCCCTCCTCGCGCCGCCCGACGTGGTCTGGGCCCGCTGGCAACGATGGCTCGCGAACGACGCGATCTGGCCACATCACCTCGCCCTGGTGCACGGCGATCTCCACCCCGGTCATCTGCTCCTCGACGAGGACGGCCGGGTGACGGGGATCCTCGACTGGACCGAGGCCCACCTCGGGGATCCCTCGATCGATCTCGCGCTCTTCGTCGGCGCATTCGGCGAGGCGGCGCTCGACGCGTGTATCACGCGATTCGAAGCGCGAGGAGGCACGACCTGGCCCGGCCTCGCGGATCACGCCGCCGAGCGCTGGGCCGCGTTCCCCGCGCTCGGGGCGAAGTGGGGCCTCTCGAACGGGAACGAAGGCGTCATCGCGTTCGCCCGGACGATGCTCGAGACGATTGCCCAGGAGAGCGGGTGA
- a CDS encoding serine/threonine-protein kinase: MKAGDCIGGEYRLVRPLGEGAMGSVWEAQSERTARSVAIKLILRPSADLRLRLSREARALKSLSHPNIVDVYDAGETSAGDPFLVMQLLSGETLADLLERERRLPGEQAARIGRDVALALSAAHEARIIHRDLKPENVFLHRESAADGFVVKVLDFGVAKQLDTKDCVRTVTGVMVGTPGYMSPEQVLCAADLDFRTDVWSLGVVLYEMLTGVRPFKGNVDVLFQQILVADIPPVSSRVRHVDPRLADLVDHCLQRERDKRLQSAQEVAVLLDALSRDREATQVSASLPTMAAPLAKTLPQPEGPETVKFTLAIDGTTPDEAEAKTQVCEQRPAVGIAPDGGMRLPGTMVLPAGKGEKAEGDEVRPPPPAAGGPRAPWRDTSLSAILTATTPQLCGAAEVRTTPSATMTVGAITMSAGTEPADAEMQKQRRRRQVMRRGALLCALLAAPVLIFIVASRATANRPEKPDAPGGAISTPAPLPSPPPAPTVARATPMATPSAGPPQSPSAGTGAAAPTNSPDKRSAMPVRGGKPLASPVDPPQPKPATTAKAKWRAPSTKPAQTGKACPRFFPNCKR, translated from the coding sequence ATGAAAGCCGGAGACTGCATCGGGGGAGAATATCGCCTCGTCCGTCCACTCGGCGAGGGCGCGATGGGGTCGGTGTGGGAGGCCCAGAGCGAGCGGACGGCCCGAAGCGTCGCCATCAAGCTGATCCTGCGGCCGAGCGCGGACCTCCGCCTTCGCCTCAGCCGCGAGGCGCGCGCGCTCAAGAGTTTGTCCCATCCGAATATTGTCGACGTCTACGACGCCGGCGAGACGTCCGCGGGGGATCCATTCCTCGTGATGCAGCTCCTCTCGGGGGAGACGCTCGCCGATCTGCTCGAACGCGAGCGCAGGCTCCCCGGAGAGCAGGCCGCGCGAATCGGCCGCGACGTCGCGCTCGCCCTCTCGGCGGCGCACGAGGCGCGCATCATTCACCGCGATCTGAAGCCTGAGAACGTGTTCCTCCACCGGGAATCAGCCGCCGACGGATTCGTGGTGAAGGTCCTCGATTTCGGCGTGGCCAAGCAGCTCGACACGAAGGATTGCGTGCGAACCGTCACGGGCGTCATGGTCGGCACACCGGGGTACATGAGCCCGGAGCAGGTGCTTTGCGCCGCGGACCTCGATTTCCGGACCGATGTATGGTCGCTGGGCGTCGTCCTGTACGAAATGCTCACCGGCGTGCGCCCGTTCAAGGGAAACGTGGACGTCCTCTTCCAGCAGATCCTGGTCGCGGACATCCCCCCGGTCTCGAGCCGCGTCCGACACGTCGACCCCCGGCTCGCCGACCTCGTCGACCATTGTTTGCAGCGCGAAAGGGACAAACGCCTTCAATCAGCGCAGGAGGTCGCCGTCCTGCTCGACGCGCTCTCGCGCGATCGCGAGGCGACCCAGGTCTCCGCGTCGTTGCCGACCATGGCGGCGCCGCTCGCGAAGACGCTGCCGCAGCCCGAGGGGCCGGAGACCGTGAAATTCACGCTGGCCATCGACGGCACGACGCCCGACGAGGCCGAAGCAAAGACGCAAGTCTGCGAGCAAAGGCCCGCCGTCGGAATCGCCCCGGACGGGGGCATGCGGCTGCCTGGCACGATGGTCCTCCCTGCCGGCAAAGGCGAAAAGGCCGAGGGAGACGAGGTGCGACCCCCGCCGCCCGCCGCGGGCGGGCCGAGAGCGCCATGGCGCGATACGTCGCTGAGCGCGATTCTCACGGCGACCACGCCGCAGCTCTGCGGCGCCGCGGAGGTCCGCACCACGCCGAGCGCCACGATGACCGTCGGGGCCATCACGATGTCGGCCGGGACCGAGCCGGCAGACGCCGAAATGCAGAAACAGCGGAGAAGACGTCAGGTGATGCGCAGAGGCGCCCTCCTCTGCGCGCTCCTCGCCGCGCCCGTGCTGATCTTCATCGTGGCGTCGCGGGCGACGGCGAACAGGCCCGAGAAGCCGGACGCGCCGGGCGGGGCGATATCGACCCCCGCGCCGCTCCCCTCGCCGCCGCCCGCGCCCACGGTCGCGCGGGCGACGCCGATGGCCACGCCGAGCGCCGGGCCGCCGCAATCGCCCTCCGCGGGCACGGGAGCCGCGGCGCCCACGAACAGCCCGGACAAACGGAGCGCGATGCCCGTTCGAGGCGGCAAACCGCTCGCCTCGCCCGTCGATCCGCCGCAGCCGAAGCCGGCGACGACAGCGAAAGCGAAATGGCGCGCCCCGAGCACGAAGCCGGCGCAGACCGGGAAGGCGTGCCCTCGATTCTTCCCGAATTGCAAGCGCTGA
- a CDS encoding PGRS family protein, with protein sequence MRRHSLASLLATLACAAGAAAFGGCGLDVFADCSVTKTCAGGQASTKVACSLDGDPSQPSPCGIYVSASGDDENPGTPERPLRTLGKAVGMAQAEGARPIYACAETFVEPLTLRGGEVIHGGYNCTTGTKWSAQVGVTTLSASANEVPLRVRAGGPTVLTNVEVIAADAVLPGSSSIAVIAEGSDLKLVRCHLEAGNGADGKTPPSEAQAATDGAPGKMGYAACTYSNVQEVVTMCGPVESIGGSGGFGTSPWGKAGRNSSHGKDVSGGHGGEPEEFTLTECTDGGPGADGSVGAPGAHGDLLGSISASGYEGAAGASGGEGSVGLAGGGGGAALGGSGGGKCPVGSQTIHGAGGGSGGTGGCGGKGGVGGGAGGGSFGLLSLDARLAFEDVSIVTARGGKGGDGASGQAGGNGGAGGQGGAPPLISPLKPGCNGGKGGNGGDGGHGGGGRGGHSIGIAWVGNAPPVAPGVTFELGLEGPGGLGGDPQAPAPAGVRAEAQSFD encoded by the coding sequence ATGCGTCGTCATTCATTGGCTTCCCTCCTGGCGACGCTCGCGTGCGCCGCTGGGGCCGCCGCGTTCGGGGGCTGCGGCCTCGACGTGTTCGCCGATTGCAGCGTCACGAAGACCTGCGCCGGGGGCCAGGCGAGCACGAAGGTGGCATGCTCGCTCGACGGGGATCCGAGTCAGCCCTCGCCTTGCGGGATCTACGTGTCGGCCTCCGGCGACGATGAAAACCCGGGGACACCCGAGCGCCCGCTGCGGACGCTCGGCAAGGCCGTGGGAATGGCGCAGGCGGAGGGCGCGCGACCCATTTACGCTTGCGCCGAGACGTTCGTCGAGCCGCTCACCTTGCGCGGCGGCGAGGTGATTCACGGCGGGTACAACTGCACGACCGGCACGAAGTGGAGCGCGCAGGTCGGCGTCACGACGCTCTCCGCGAGCGCGAACGAGGTGCCCTTGCGGGTCCGCGCGGGGGGACCGACGGTCCTTACGAATGTCGAGGTCATCGCCGCGGACGCCGTCCTCCCGGGTTCGTCATCCATCGCGGTGATCGCCGAGGGCTCCGATCTGAAGCTCGTCCGGTGTCATCTGGAGGCCGGCAATGGCGCCGACGGAAAAACCCCGCCGAGCGAAGCCCAGGCGGCGACCGACGGGGCGCCCGGGAAAATGGGATATGCCGCGTGTACGTACTCCAATGTGCAGGAGGTCGTCACGATGTGTGGACCGGTCGAATCGATCGGCGGATCCGGGGGTTTTGGCACCTCGCCCTGGGGGAAGGCCGGTCGAAACAGCTCGCACGGGAAAGACGTGAGCGGCGGCCATGGCGGCGAGCCCGAGGAATTCACGCTCACCGAATGCACGGATGGCGGGCCCGGCGCGGACGGGAGCGTCGGCGCCCCGGGCGCTCACGGCGATCTGCTCGGGTCGATCTCGGCGAGCGGGTATGAAGGGGCCGCCGGCGCGAGCGGCGGCGAAGGCTCCGTGGGGTTGGCCGGCGGCGGCGGCGGCGCCGCATTGGGCGGGTCCGGGGGAGGCAAATGCCCCGTGGGCAGCCAGACGATCCACGGCGCCGGCGGCGGCAGCGGAGGCACGGGCGGCTGCGGCGGAAAAGGCGGCGTCGGGGGCGGCGCGGGCGGCGGGAGCTTCGGCCTCTTGAGCCTCGACGCCAGGCTCGCCTTCGAGGACGTCTCGATCGTCACGGCGAGGGGCGGAAAGGGCGGCGACGGCGCCTCGGGCCAGGCGGGAGGAAATGGCGGCGCCGGTGGACAGGGCGGCGCCCCGCCCCTGATCTCCCCCTTGAAGCCCGGCTGCAATGGCGGCAAGGGGGGCAACGGTGGCGACGGCGGGCACGGCGGCGGCGGTCGCGGCGGCCATTCGATCGGGATTGCATGGGTCGGCAATGCACCACCGGTGGCGCCGGGTGTCACGTTCGAGCTCGGGCTCGAGGGGCCCGGTGGACTGGGCGGCGATCCCCAGGCTCCGGCGCCCGCGGGGGTCCGCGCAGAGGCGCAGTCCTTCGATTGA
- a CDS encoding S1C family serine protease, with product MVHRLAAAMTLTLSISFSSAVASAAGGELAELAERTKPSVVLLTVEDTAGNKLGTGTGFFISSDGRIVTNHHVVANAAKVTATLADGSKLVILGRLGADEERDIAIVKADGAGLPALTLGDSSGVSPGDEVVVIGSPLGLSGTLTVGIVSAIRQRGVGKEIAREAELQSWGIQITAAISPGSSGSPIMTRRGEVVAVAVGTLNRAQSLNFGIPIEVVKDMLEKLGPTAPVIPFESTPEQDVLRNLAISAAVLAGLVALVALWSFWDARRSRPRARRGH from the coding sequence ATGGTCCACCGGCTCGCGGCAGCGATGACCCTGACCCTCTCCATTTCGTTTTCGTCGGCCGTGGCATCTGCGGCCGGGGGTGAGCTCGCCGAGCTCGCGGAGCGCACGAAGCCCTCGGTCGTGCTTCTCACGGTGGAGGACACGGCGGGCAACAAGCTCGGGACGGGGACGGGGTTTTTCATCTCCTCGGATGGACGGATCGTCACGAATCACCACGTCGTCGCGAACGCGGCGAAGGTCACGGCGACGCTCGCGGACGGCTCGAAGCTCGTGATCCTCGGGCGCCTGGGCGCCGACGAGGAGCGGGACATCGCCATTGTGAAGGCGGACGGAGCCGGGCTGCCGGCGCTCACGCTCGGCGATTCGAGCGGCGTCTCTCCGGGCGACGAGGTCGTGGTCATCGGCAGCCCGCTCGGGCTCTCGGGCACGCTGACGGTGGGGATCGTCTCGGCGATCCGGCAGCGCGGCGTGGGAAAGGAGATCGCTCGGGAGGCGGAGCTGCAATCGTGGGGCATCCAGATCACGGCCGCGATATCCCCGGGCTCGAGCGGCTCGCCGATCATGACGAGGCGCGGCGAGGTCGTCGCCGTCGCGGTGGGCACGCTGAACCGAGCGCAGAGCTTGAATTTCGGCATTCCGATCGAGGTCGTGAAGGACATGCTCGAGAAGCTCGGCCCGACGGCGCCGGTGATCCCTTTCGAGAGCACGCCGGAGCAGGACGTGCTCCGGAACCTGGCCATCTCGGCGGCCGTCCTCGCGGGGCTCGTGGCCCTGGTCGCATTGTGGAGCTTCTGGGACGCGCGCAGGTCGAGGCCGCGGGCGCGCCGGGGGCATTGA
- the yedA gene encoding drug/metabolite exporter YedA encodes MTTTVPRFRAGVAPFAPRRVELDLAKGALWAQRLRGPFALACTSGSVWLTREGDPDDVVLSAGGCYRGADQGLVVVEALATAHITVSRDGFSGKMRQLLAALRQHWLVVVSLLSLYLIWGSTYLGMHIALETLPPFFMGGTRFLLAGGILFAALRLRGEASPSRKQWAGAALIGALMLACGNGFLAIGQRRGWVSSGVAAVVVTTMPLWMAVLASASAFRARRAGREGATAAPTRGEWMGLLVGFTGAALLHLGGAMGGSGGGMLLMMLSPFAWALGSLLSRSMDLPRGLMASAAQMVAGGAVMLSLSPILGEAIPLEPSYRSLAALAYLTVFGSIVGFSAYGYLIRNTRPAIATSYAYVNPLVAIVLGIWLGGEEASATTWLAALIVISGVVILSVARARPSSS; translated from the coding sequence ATGACGACGACCGTGCCGAGGTTCCGCGCGGGCGTGGCGCCGTTCGCGCCGCGTCGTGTCGAGCTCGATCTCGCCAAGGGGGCGCTCTGGGCGCAGCGGCTCCGGGGGCCGTTCGCCCTCGCTTGTACGAGCGGATCCGTCTGGCTGACGCGCGAGGGGGATCCTGACGACGTGGTGCTCTCGGCGGGCGGCTGCTACCGTGGCGCCGATCAAGGGCTCGTGGTGGTCGAGGCCCTCGCGACGGCGCACATCACGGTGTCCAGGGACGGCTTTTCAGGGAAAATGCGGCAGCTCCTCGCGGCCCTGCGGCAGCACTGGCTCGTGGTCGTCTCGCTCCTCTCCCTCTACCTGATCTGGGGCTCGACGTACCTCGGGATGCACATCGCGCTGGAGACGCTCCCGCCGTTTTTCATGGGCGGGACGCGGTTCTTGCTCGCGGGCGGCATCCTGTTCGCCGCGCTCAGGCTGCGCGGCGAGGCCTCGCCTTCGCGCAAGCAATGGGCCGGGGCCGCGCTCATCGGCGCGCTCATGCTCGCGTGCGGCAATGGGTTTCTCGCGATCGGCCAGCGACGCGGCTGGGTGAGCTCCGGCGTGGCCGCGGTCGTGGTGACGACGATGCCGCTCTGGATGGCGGTGCTCGCGAGCGCCTCGGCGTTCCGAGCGCGCCGCGCGGGCCGCGAAGGGGCCACGGCCGCGCCGACGCGGGGCGAATGGATGGGCCTGCTCGTCGGGTTCACGGGCGCTGCGCTCCTGCACCTCGGCGGCGCAATGGGCGGCTCCGGCGGCGGGATGCTCCTCATGATGCTCTCGCCCTTCGCCTGGGCGCTCGGCTCGCTCCTCAGCCGATCCATGGATCTGCCGAGAGGCCTCATGGCCTCCGCCGCGCAGATGGTCGCGGGCGGCGCGGTCATGCTCTCTCTTTCGCCGATCCTCGGCGAGGCGATCCCGCTCGAGCCCTCGTACCGCTCGCTCGCCGCCCTCGCGTATCTGACGGTGTTCGGCTCGATCGTGGGGTTCTCCGCGTACGGCTACCTCATCCGGAACACGCGTCCGGCCATTGCGACGAGTTATGCGTACGTCAACCCGCTCGTCGCCATCGTGCTCGGCATCTGGCTCGGCGGCGAAGAAGCGTCGGCGACGACGTGGCTCGCGGCGCTGATCGTGATCTCCGGCGTCGTGATCCTCTCGGTCGCGCGGGCGCGGCCGTCGAGCTCCTGA